The Bacteroidota bacterium sequence GAGTGACGAGCAAGAAGTGCTATAGTCAGAGAATGCTGCCATTGTCAATTTATCTCACCTCACCAACACCACCACCCCATCCACCTCCCTGTTCTCTCCACCTCCCACAGCATACTCCACCCGATACACATACGTTCCTTCCGGTGCCGGCTGTCCGTTGTGCTGCCCGTCCCATCCTTCGGTGATGCTTTTGCTTTCAAAGACCAGGCCGCCCCAGCGGTTGTAGATGAACAGGTGGAAGTGTGTTATGTTGTCCGATGCGGTTACTGCTTTGAAGATGTCGTTCAGGCCGTCGCTGTAGGGGGAGAAGGATCGAAGATCTAAGAACAAATGATATACGATCGAAATTCGCATTGTGCATTTTGATGTGAAACGGAAATGCGATTTGCTGGAGTGGAATTCAGAATTGAAAA is a genomic window containing:
- a CDS encoding gliding motility-associated C-terminal domain-containing protein, which encodes MFLDLRSFSPYSDGLNDIFKAVTASDNITHFHLFIYNRWGGLVFESKSITEGWDGQHNGQPAPEGTYVYRVEYAVGGGENREVDGVVVLVR